A genome region from Accipiter gentilis chromosome 13, bAccGen1.1, whole genome shotgun sequence includes the following:
- the LOC126045257 gene encoding 2-oxoglutarate receptor 1-like, whose amino-acid sequence MNTTNDDLANPTTWQDTEGDFPNCTDVEVGLKTLYLPIMYSIIFLVGFPGNVIAICVYSFKMRPWKSSTIIMLNLALTDLLYLASLPFLIHYYASGEHWIFGGFMCKFIRFGFHFNLYSSILFLTCFSAFRYAVVVHPMKFFHIQRKRWTAVACAAVWVISLAAVSPVNFLISSKKAQNRSLCLDLTSSENLGTTRWYNWLLTGLAFFLPLLTVTLCYTLIICTLATGPPTRACYKQKARRLAVVLLVVFYVCFLPFHVFRVARVELRLHPASCRMEKQIHVAYIISRPLAALNTCGNLLLYVVIGGNFQRAMLSLSRCKWSKYVQQPGRNNYLTKPEIALRL is encoded by the coding sequence ATGAACACAACAAATGACGACTTAGCCAACCCCACCACCTGGCAAGACACTGAAGGTGATTTTCCCAACTGCACTGATGTGGAAGTCGGTCTGAAGACTTTGTACCTCCCCATTATGTATAGCATCATCTTCCTGGTGGGCTTCCCAGGAAATGTCATTGCGATTTGTGTTTACAGCTTCAAGATGAGGCCTTGGAAGAGCAGCACCATAATCATGCTGAACCTGGCACTCACAGACCTGCTCTACCTCGCCAGCCTTCCCTTCCTGATACACTACTATGCCAGCGGGGAGCACTGGATCTTCGGTGGATTCATGTGCAAGTTCATCCGCTTCGGCTTCCACTTCAACTTGTACAGCagcatcctcttcctcacctGCTTCAGCGCCTTCCGCTACGCGGTGGTTGTCCACCCTATGAAGTTCTTCCACATCCAGAGGAAGCGGTGGACAGCGGTGGCTTGCGCAGCCGTTTGGGTGATCTCACTGGCAGCCGTCAGCCCCGTCAACTTCTTGATCTCCTCAAAAAAGGCACAGAACAGATCCTTATGCCTCGACCTTACCAGCTCTGAAAACCTGGGCACAACCAGGTGGTATAACTGGCTGCTGACTGGCCTGGCCTTCTTCTTGCCCTTGCTGACGGTGACTCTCTGCTACACGCTCATTATTTGCACGTTGGCTACCGGCCCCCCCACACGGGCTTGCTACAAACAAAAGGCTCGCAGACTCGCTGTCGTCCTCTTGGTGGTCTTCTATGTGTGCTTCCTCCCCTTCCACGTCTTTCGGGTGGCTCGGGTTGAACTACGGTTGCATCCAGCCAGCTGTCGCATGGAGAAGCAAATCCATGTTGCCTATATCATCTCCCGGCCCCTGGCTGCACTCAACACGTGTGGCAACCTACTACTTTATGTTGTGATCGGAGGTAACTTCCAGCGGGCCATGCTCTCTCTTTCAAGGTGTAAGTGGAGCAAATATGTCCAGCAGCCCGGGAGAAACAATTACCTGACCAAGCCAGAAATTGCATTAAGGTTATGA